DNA sequence from the Cucumis melo cultivar AY chromosome 6, USDA_Cmelo_AY_1.0, whole genome shotgun sequence genome:
gatctgatGGCAAAAACCCGATCGTCCttcgatagaagttggatcgctcacggcagtatcacctctccaaacgaggaaggtgcccgatcgctcctaccagggcggtggatctgacggcaaaagacCGATcatcccccgatagaagttggatcgctgatgATAGTACCACCTCTCCTAACGACGAAGGtacccgatcgctcctaccaggacggtgcatctgacggcaaaagcccgatcatcccccgatagaagttggatcgttgacgacagtatcacctctccaaacgacgaaggtgcccgatcgctcctatcaggacggtggatctgacggcaaaagctcGATCGTCCCCCAATAGAAGTTTGATCGCTGACGgtagtatcacctctccaaacgacgatggtgcccgatcgctcctaccaggatggtggatctgacggcaaaagcccgatcgtcccccagtagaagttggatcactgaCAGCGAGGTTACTTCtacaaatgatttaaaaaaaacaataaataaataaataaatccttACCTTTTGACAATAAGTCTAGTTCCTAAAAAAAAGATGgagagttaaaaaaaattattattattaaaaaaaataaaaaaagaaaaataaaaagaaaaaacaaaaatggagaagagattttttttttctcttttctttcgtaTCTTTGTTCTCCTATACGAGAAAAGAATGATCTATGAGTCTATTTATAAAGCTAACAAgtccaattcctaataggatttggaaaggttttaattttctttttaataataaataaatttaaaattcaattaaaatccaattatcttatgatattttattttggaataaaatctcgggttccacttttaaaatattcaaacatattttattattttaatttttaaaataaaattaaaattcaattatcttatgttatttttaataaaatctcggattccacttttaaaatattcaaacatattttgatatttttaatttttaaaatgaaattaaaattcaattatcttatgttaaaattggtcattccaaattcttaaaatcaaatcaaaccaccatcaaacttaaatttttatcctcaaagTAAAGTAAATTCTAGATAAAACcttaaatttttctaaattaaggATTGGCCATATCCCAactattatttcaaatttaaatcaaactcatgtactaaattcatagtttgattaattggatatgtcaaatagagcaaaaaaaaaaatgctcatatttggactttaaatttatcttttcgaggTTGACCCACTcatacacgtgcataaatctggaaagggggcatttgttgaataagaaattttggaaccaatcacaaattgccacatcatttactaaaataattatatttgggattaactaaaaattgacatgtgtctcaaattaaatttaaagataaattggacaattctaatgatgtcacgtgtctttattatgaaaattgggtcaaattaattattttggttcaattaaatattatttagttgggctaaaattcaattgaaccaaaaaataagcttaatttaacccaaaattaaaaatgacctaactgtacttacgagcaatttgtgaagggtcattgcactgttgattagttatatctaatggacacaaaaatatattacagtaagaagagtgcaaatATTAGtatttagtggaatgactaatagttaatgaatatagattaatttaattaaaaagtttaattaattaatctcatttcattggagcttcaatttgtaggtccataaggtcctcTTGTTaactcaataaggataaatgagaatcaaatttatttttgtttaatttgaattgttcaacttgattaaagggaataaattgtatatgatacaattaatataatgtatttgatatattataaCGTAAAGTTTTTAccagagaagttaatatttgaatatgattcaaataataataataataatatgaataagattcataaataaactataggttagaATTAATATGAATTCgatcatattaaaactatagattatatgagagatctaaaccattggttatattatatatgatataatataaagtttatattatataagatataatatatattaaatttatattgattttatttaatttaattaatattttttaaaaaataaatagaatgtGGGAGTTATTCTACATGGGAAAGTGGGAgtaagttatttgataacttccccaagatttgttttaaaaagaaaaaagagaatttttttttaaaaatactatCTTATTGATCTCTCTGTATTCCAAAGGAAACATAATTCTCTCAAAatttcttccctcaccaaaagtaaagcccacaactctctgtgattctttacttggagaataataaggaagattttgtggtgtcttaaaagcttggaagaagaattctttaaggttctacaaaggttagtttattttcacattttcctccatgagaagcatgcttatttagtttattgtttttctttgaatttattggttttacaaattgaatttcacttgcacggcgttcatacgcttccgcttttaaaattccattccttcaataTCAATTTTACTCTACTGTCGATTTTGCTCTAATACCATAATCGAGTTCAGGCATGATAATATCATGATCGAGTTTATCAGGCATGATAGTGTTGAGCTATCAAGCTAACGTGACCGAATTTCAGAATATAGAATAAACAGAGAAACATTTATGAAATACAAAATCATTTTATGAAAAAGAGAATTATTTATTGAGAATAATGATTTACAAAATTGAAGTGTTTTAGAAGCTTATATGTTATTTATATGATGGTCTGCATATGTTAAAAAGCTAAACTTGAGCATAACTATTTCAAAAGCATGTTTTACAAGTTGTCACTCACTGTGCTTtttagctcaccctttccaaaatgttctCCACTTTCTAGGAAGAGATCGTGATCCCCAAGCTTAACATATTTTCGGTAGTCTGTTGTGCTAGTTTTATTGTTTACATTTGTGCATCTAGTAGTTAGTAAAAACAAGTATGTGTCTATAAATATGTCAAAACACGAGAATGTTAAACATGTGTTCGTAACATATATGCTCGTCTGCTTGTGTTAAGAGTTTGTGTAAAACTTATCCCAAGGAGTATGAGGCTGACATTACCTATGAGAGGTGTGGAAGCTTCGAGAAGCTACATTATCTATGGTAAGAGGGTCTCCTGGAGAATCTTACAGTTTGTTAGCTCGATATGGGGAAGCGTTAAAGATTTCTAACCCTAGTACTCGATCGATTTGGAGACTGAATCGGATGGTCATATTAAGTACATGTATATAACACTTGGGGCTTCTATGAGAAGTTTTTTAACTACATCAAGCTTGTAATCATGGTTAAGGCCGAACATTGTAAGGAAAAGTATAAAGATATCATGCATGTAGCTATGTATGTCAATGCTAAAAAGCAAATATATCCTCTTGCCTTTGGGTTAGGGATAGGAGAATGGAACCCTAATAAAAGCGACTAAAGTAAATGTGGACTTTTATAGTTGAACCACTAtaaatttatttgtattttttcttcTCCGTCAACTCGATAATACTTGTTCTCCGAAATACTTTGTTCGATTGAGTATTGTTGTCTTGCATTTGCTCTGCAAAGTCTattaaaactcaacaaacaaTTATTCGAAAAAGTTTCCTAGTTTGGTGTGATAGGAAGCATACGATGAAATTGAACTAATTTTTCAACAATCATATGGTCAATAAAATGTATGTTCCGTTTATATGTTGATTCAATGGTTTTTGTACACAGGCCATTCCATTCTAAACCTCCTCAGTTAGATAGAAATAAAGGAAACTGGAAGGCGTAAAAGTACAAAAGAATATATGAGTTCCAGGCTAAGTCATAGGTGCAAAATTCTCGAAGTTTTCCTTTAAAAAGCATAACTAGTTAAGGTAAAACTTAGTTAAGAATTGGAGCCAACAACAAGGCATATGGTTTGAAACCCTACCCCAACTGTTTGtattgaaaatgaagaaaaacaaaaccctCAAATGCAGGCAGGGCAGCTTCAGATCAGCTTAAACGAATGTAAAGAGAACTGAAATTCCCTCACTACCAAAGATTCTTCCAATTTAAGATATCAAAAGTGAATGCCTATCCCCATCAATAAAGGACAAACATCTGAAAAACAGGCATCCCATCAAAACAAATTAAGCACAAATACTTGATAGAAAAAAAACAATGTCTACAATAATTTTTAAGCTCAACTCTCATACAACTTCTCATGTTAAACAAATTGATACAATCTAATACCTCAACCCAGCTGGGTATTTTCCTGCACAAACTTtacatatcattgatagaattttCTACAACTTCAGcatacttaattaattatgagCCCCAAAAGTACTATATACCCAAACATTAACTAATGTCCAAGAAAAAGCATAAGAATAAAGGGAAAAGTAAATATAAGAAAAGTAATCATTTCTTAAACATATCTTGGAGAATCAACACATTGTATTTTATTGAAAGACTTATACAAAACTGAATGCAAGTGAAATAACTTTACTTGAAACAACTGCCATCAGAAGATAAATGTCAAATTACATTATATAAGGGCAATAGTCTGCATGATGTGCACACAAAAATATACTTAACTAAAAAGGTCATCCCAActtgaagaagaaaaccaatttATCAAGCTGGAATATTATTGATACCGGAGGTTCTATGGAGACGATAGGGGTGCCTACCTCCCTGTAGAGCTCGAACCAAGAACATTGTAACTATcagataaagaaaaaaaaagaatgtaaTACTTATTGATACGTGACATTTGGGACATAAAATTCGCATCAAAGACCAAATTTGGACTCATAAATTATTTCACAGGAGGCACCAAGATGGAGACGAATCCAATCCATTATGCAGCAACTTGACTGAAAAGGCTTTTTCGGATCTGCCAATGAGAAATACAGCTGTTAGTTTATTACTCTAAATAAGAACGTTATGATAGAATGGtgcaacaaaataaaaaacaattggCGTTCCTTTGCAGTTGGTGAAGTGGAGCTATAAGAAAGACGTATTGGAATATTGCAAACAGACCCAGGTAAAGTAATTGTATTTCCGTTCTTTTATCAAAAGTGTCAAATCCTCAAATAAAGAATTTGTATATTCCCAAAGGATAAGAAAAGGTGAGGGAGGAGCATAAAAATGCACCTTTAAAGGCCGATATAAAGTAAAGGAATCATGTTGTTGAGCTTATATTCCTAAAGGTTAATCATAAGTTAAAAGTTCAACCTCTTTATTGTCAAGCTAGATGTAACTAACCAAAGTTAAAAATATGCATCCTGGGCAAAATTTGAGTGGGCCAGTAAGTAAAATAACAACGTACTGAGGAACTTACAGATGCAGTTGGTAAAAACGTTAAAGCTTGTCTCACCTTCTCTCTTTAAATATGTTCTGTTATTAGTGACGAATGGTGCCACAAAACTTTTCCATGTTTGTATGTAAAGAATCAATACACAACTGGTAGCAGTGAACATTtataaaactaaaagaaaaaaaccaagaAACAACCTAGTAAACTAAGCCTTGTCTTCTAGCAAAACAAGAAATCTTCTAAATGTGgatcttttcctttctaaatttctttttgaaGAACTTTTTCGCTCTAAAAATGATGTAAGACAATAAGTTTTACACATGCGCACAGCGGATTAGTAATTAGCGAGGTAATTAGCAGCCACCCCAGTAACAGACAGTAGGGTATGGTTGAGAAGTATATGTACCTCTGGAAGTTTTTTACGGAACACAACATCCAATCTAGCATCAAGGGTGTTCTCACAGACAATCTTCCCATCTCGAGATGCCAAGACCACACCTCCAGAGCTGAACAATCAAAAGCTTAATATTAGAAGCCTATAGATATATTGTTCATTTTTCAAAGAAATAGTGCATACTGCATAGCAGAGAGaaccaaaagaagaaaaacttaTGATACAAGGGCTCAATACAATTTACAAAGTGAAAATTCTAAATTGTATTCCGGTCAAATTTCATACACCATAACCTTGTATTTTGAAGTTCATATTAGACAGCCCTCGTAGTTTGCAAATTCTACAAATTGAATCATTCTATCAATTACAACTGATACTTCTTAACTGAATCAATAAACATGGATTAACATAAAAAATGTCATGCGTAGTATCTCTATCAAAAGTAACAGTATTGTTTATTAGAATACTTCAATTCGCAGACTTGGAAATGAACAAACCATGGGGTACCTAAGACTATTGTCAAAATACAAAGGTACAATCTGCAATTGTAAGAAATCGCAGGattaaaaatcctaaacaaAAAATTTGTGCCTGTCCCCGGGGCAGGAGTAATTAGTTACAAACTAGACAAATAAGATATGCTTGTCAGGCTGAGGCAAAGTATTCAAAAGTTACCTCCCAATCTCATAACACATAACTTTGCCAATGCTGAAATAATATTATAACTGACCAAATTTAAGAAGCAGGAAGTTTGTATGTAAAAAATGGTAAAGATTGAAAAGGAAAGATTACCAAGAAGGACCGTGATGATGGTGATGACTTGGACCGGGTGGAAGATGGACATGGTCAACAATGATCTCTGGCTCATGAACTTTTGCTTTCTCTGCATATTCAACAGCTGCTGAACCCAGCACAGACTCCACCAAATGGACGTCACTTTTGCGGCATCGCAATAAAACGGCTGGCTCTTTCAGTCGAAGCAAGCTctataaaataacaaaaaaccTTCAGGCAGTGCATAACACATCTAGTATATGTATATCCAGCATCATATTTATCCTACAGCAACCATACTAACCAAAATTTAAAGGGAAGATCAACCCCCACAATGCATTCTAAGCAGCAACTATCAACAAAGagatgaataaaaaaagaaactcaTTCATTGTTTATCATGATGATGAGTGTTTCAATTTGATACCTTACAGAAAGGAGAATTTTATCCATCCAGAGTTATGTGAAACAAAGATTTGTTTTGGACATTTAAAGTTCCTAATTATCTGGCATAAACAATTAGTAGCACTCTCTTACGCGTAATAAATAGACAACTATAAGAACCAGCCAATACGAAGCAAACTTTATGACTATAAGAAGTTTGTCTAAATCAAAGAATCAATAAGTCTACAGAAAAGTTTATGACATTCAGATATAGATAATATTTGAAATTTACTAACCTGAACAATGAGATCCTTCAAAAGATTTTTGTAGACATGTTCATTTTGGCTTACACTGAGAAGCTCCTTTGATGCTGCCTCTTTCATATTGTTTACAACATCATCCTGAGCTTGCAGAACTTTGATCCGAGAAGCATTGAGCTGCATGGAGTACTCGCTGGATAAAGCATCAATTGCGCGAAGATGTTATTCGTCTATTACAAGCTTTCAAGCAACTAAGACGCATGAATAA
Encoded proteins:
- the LOC103491820 gene encoding V-type proton ATPase subunit E yields the protein MNDADVSKQIQQMVRFIRQEAEEKANEISVSAEEEFNIEKLQLVEAEKKKIRQEYEKKEKQVEIRKKIEYSMQLNASRIKVLQAQDDVVNNMKEAASKELLSVSQNEHVYKNLLKDLIVQSLLRLKEPAVLLRCRKSDVHLVESVLGSAAVEYAEKAKVHEPEIIVDHVHLPPGPSHHHHHGPSCSGGVVLASRDGKIVCENTLDARLDVVFRKKLPEIRKSLFSQVAA